In one window of Juglans regia cultivar Chandler chromosome 3, Walnut 2.0, whole genome shotgun sequence DNA:
- the LOC108987901 gene encoding uncharacterized protein LOC108987901 isoform X2 has product MLQPWHFALKHAFSNIGSICFENFMTYMPQDFRGTLIRQQRERSERTKQADVDTLVNSGGSIRDRYALLWKQQMERRRQLAQLGSASGVYKTLVKYLVGVPQVLLDFIRQINDDEGPMDEQRQRYGPPLYSLTTMVISIRLFLLVLWGRFDAGNSKGQQVAFLEQAIDVYTTEFERFIKFMGGVFANSPFLISAEVAGALDARKSDEYKEISVLAGKTYEVSLTVDSINSYIAWDFSLVQGKMNMDIGFTVEFTNSSGEKTLILPSRRYESDQGNFCACMVGNYKLIWDNSYSTFFKKVLRYKVDCIPPVAEPVQSVTEVEGREDPFLDVA; this is encoded by the exons ATGCTTCAGCCCTGGCACTTTGCACTTAAGCATGCTTTTAGCAACATTGGAAGCATATGCTTTGAAAATT TCATGACCTACATGCCTCAAGATTTTCGGGGAACACTTATTAGACAACAACGGGAGCGCTCGGAGAGAACTAAGCAAGCAGACGTTGACACTTTGGTTAATTCTGGTGGAAGTATACGTGATCGATATGCTCTTCTATGGAAACAACAAATGGAAAG GAGGAGACAATTAGCTCAACTTGGTTCTGCCTCAGGTGTCTACAAAACCCTTGTGAAATACTTGGTTGGAGTTCCACAG GTTTTGCTTGATTTTATTCGGCAAATAAATGACGATGAAGG GCCTATGGATGAGCAACGACAACGATATGGACCACCATTATACAGCCTTACAACAATGGTGATTTCTATTCGACTCTTTCTTTTGGTATTATGGGGGCGTTTTGATGCTGGAAATTC AAAGGGGCAGCAAGTTGCTTTCTTGGAACAAGCTATTGATGTCTACACCACTGAGTTTGAAAGGTTCATCAAATTCATGGG tggGGTTTTTGCAAATTCACCATTCTTAATATCAGCAGAGGTTGCCGGTGCATTAGATGCAAG GAAAAGTGACGAATACAAAGAGATAAGTGTTCTGGCTGGGAAAACTTATGAG GTTTCTTTGACAGTGGACTCGATAAACTCATACATTGCTTGGGATTTCTCATTGGTGCAAGGCAAGATGAACATG GATATTGGATTCACTGTGGAGTTTACAAATTCTTCTGGGGAAAAAACT CTGATATTACCTTCCCGGCGTTATGAGTCAGACCAA GGAAACTTCTGCGCATGTATGGTGGGAAACTATAAGTTGATTTGGGACAATTCGTATTCGACCTTTTTTAAGAAG GTACTTCGTTACAAGGTGGATTGCATACCTCCAGTTGCAGAGCCAGTGCAGTCTGTAACTGAAGTGGAAGGACGAGAAGATCCCTTCTTGGACGTAGCATAA
- the LOC108987901 gene encoding uncharacterized protein LOC108987901 isoform X1 — translation MASTEGLVPITRSYLASYYDKYPFPPLSDDVSRLSSEIRSMADDLLNHLPPTQDESLLIDEADRQPPHKIDENMWKNREHIEEILFLLETSHWPAVLRQQSTPDVADLANSFRQLKDKLQYTLKFLEFFQSKNSDHVFNTVMTYMPQDFRGTLIRQQRERSERTKQADVDTLVNSGGSIRDRYALLWKQQMERRRQLAQLGSASGVYKTLVKYLVGVPQVLLDFIRQINDDEGPMDEQRQRYGPPLYSLTTMVISIRLFLLVLWGRFDAGNSKGQQVAFLEQAIDVYTTEFERFIKFMGGVFANSPFLISAEVAGALDARKSDEYKEISVLAGKTYEVSLTVDSINSYIAWDFSLVQGKMNMDIGFTVEFTNSSGEKTLILPSRRYESDQGNFCACMVGNYKLIWDNSYSTFFKKVLRYKVDCIPPVAEPVQSVTEVEGREDPFLDVA, via the exons ATGGCTTCTACGGAGGGTCTCGTACCAATAACCAGGAGTTATCTGGCTTCTTATTACGACAAATACCCATTTCCACCTCTCTCTGATGATGTCTCTCGCCTTTCGTCTGAGATTCGCTCGATGGCTGACGATTTGCTCAACCACCTTCCTCCCACTCAAG ATGAAAGCTTGCTGATAGATGAAGCAGACCGTCAGCCTCCGCATAAAATTGATGAGAACATGTGGAAGAATCGAGAACACATTGAGGAAATTCTTTTTTTGCTTGAAACATCTCATTGGCCCGCAGTG CTTCGGCAACAGTCAACACCTGATGTTGCTGACCTTGCTAATAGTTTCAGGCAGCTCAAAGATAAACTTCAATACACTTTGAAGTTTTTGGAGTTCTTCCAATCTAAGAATTCGGATCATGTGTTTAATACAG TCATGACCTACATGCCTCAAGATTTTCGGGGAACACTTATTAGACAACAACGGGAGCGCTCGGAGAGAACTAAGCAAGCAGACGTTGACACTTTGGTTAATTCTGGTGGAAGTATACGTGATCGATATGCTCTTCTATGGAAACAACAAATGGAAAG GAGGAGACAATTAGCTCAACTTGGTTCTGCCTCAGGTGTCTACAAAACCCTTGTGAAATACTTGGTTGGAGTTCCACAG GTTTTGCTTGATTTTATTCGGCAAATAAATGACGATGAAGG GCCTATGGATGAGCAACGACAACGATATGGACCACCATTATACAGCCTTACAACAATGGTGATTTCTATTCGACTCTTTCTTTTGGTATTATGGGGGCGTTTTGATGCTGGAAATTC AAAGGGGCAGCAAGTTGCTTTCTTGGAACAAGCTATTGATGTCTACACCACTGAGTTTGAAAGGTTCATCAAATTCATGGG tggGGTTTTTGCAAATTCACCATTCTTAATATCAGCAGAGGTTGCCGGTGCATTAGATGCAAG GAAAAGTGACGAATACAAAGAGATAAGTGTTCTGGCTGGGAAAACTTATGAG GTTTCTTTGACAGTGGACTCGATAAACTCATACATTGCTTGGGATTTCTCATTGGTGCAAGGCAAGATGAACATG GATATTGGATTCACTGTGGAGTTTACAAATTCTTCTGGGGAAAAAACT CTGATATTACCTTCCCGGCGTTATGAGTCAGACCAA GGAAACTTCTGCGCATGTATGGTGGGAAACTATAAGTTGATTTGGGACAATTCGTATTCGACCTTTTTTAAGAAG GTACTTCGTTACAAGGTGGATTGCATACCTCCAGTTGCAGAGCCAGTGCAGTCTGTAACTGAAGTGGAAGGACGAGAAGATCCCTTCTTGGACGTAGCATAA